Below is a window of Candidozyma auris chromosome 3, complete sequence DNA.
ATTATCGAACAAAATGCTGAAATCTAATTAAGTGATTAtttgattttctctttcgtcATTTTCTGTGTATCCCTGCCCTCTCCTCTTCCCGATGGACCTTTGTTCCTCAGCCTGTACAGTTATGAAGATGCGAATATCGCAAACTCTTTCAAGTCTTCCTTTCAAGCATGGACAAGAAAGACCTCTTTGTTGCAGAGGATGAGGATGTTTCAGAGTCTCCTGCTCTAGATGAGTACCAGGATACAAACGATGTACCCAtggacgaagaggaagatgacCCGGTCATTCTGACCATGCCCATCCTTCACGGATCGCTACCACACAGATCATCTCAATCTCTACATGTGCTACAATATGCCAACAGACCGAAAAGCCGTCCATTCGACCAAGAACCACTCAAGTCCTCTATAAAGATGGGTACTAAAGTACTAGAGGTTAAGGTGCCTATGGACACCAACAAGTTTTATGATGAGGGCAGAGCAGAGGAACTTGGGTCACGAGTGACAACCTCCAATTTAAACGGAGTTCTCACGGGCACTGATGGGGGCTTGTATGTGGGGCATATTATTGAAAGAGACGGTGATCTTCAGATGGTTCTTGTGCCTGTTGACAGTACCGCTCAACTCAAGCCACTGTTTAAGTACATTGACGATTTAGAATCTGCACGCACAGCACATACCAGGCAAGAAGTCAACACGCTGGAACCAGCTAAGCAAAATGCAGTGCACGTCTTGCAAACAGCGGCGAAAGCTAGCAATCAATTGCTGTCTGAAGGTCACGTTGGAGGTTTGGGCTCGTGCTTGAAGCACGTCAAAAAATTTGACGAGGAGCCATGGAATAGATTGAGTTGGAGGTGCACAGACGACTCATCGGCTCAAAGACTACTGGAGCATCTCAAGGCGCCCTCACGGGAAGTGATTGAGACATCCACCACGTTTGACGAATTTGCATAATTTTGTATACTagaaagctttttgattaCGTCGAAGGAGTATCAGTAAGCGATAGATCAACTACCCTTGTAGGCTGAGTTATTCTTCAGTGTTTCGCTATAGtccttctttgaagattCTACTGAGTCCATCGACGGTTCACAACTTTATCGTGAAGTTTCGCACCTAGTACAATTTTACTAAATTTCACAACGGCCACAAAATCCAAGTTTAAGATAAATAGAACATAAAAGCAAGGCAAAGAATAATTTATAGATAGCTCTTTCAtatgttcaagaagttgtttcAAATTTCTCAAAATATAGCAGGACTAGTGGGCACGTCCTTCCGGACtaattttgcagccaaacgCATCGATCTCATCACTACCACACCTGCAGTCTCTCATCTCAGAAGCTTCATACTACTCTGAAAGATAAGGACATAGCCATGAGTGACGATGAATTGATTCTAAATTTTGCTCTGGCCCCTGTATCAGATGCTACCCCTGCACAGCAACCGGCAACCTTTAAGGGTGGTCGTTGGAAGGATCGCCGAAACGCAAAGTTTAAGCTACAAGGTAGAGAGTGGAAAAAGGCCTCTGGGGTTAACACGATTGACGTTTCAAACAACAAGTTTGAACGATTACAGAAAGATtacgagaaagagaatgagAAGAGTAATGACGGCAAAGCTGAAAGATCGATAGAGAACACCAAtaccaaaagaagagagcttAGTAAAACCTCTGAGAACCGCGATAATAAACGACAAGCTCCAGAACCCTTAGGGTTGCTGGCGAAGAAAGTCAAGTTCAGCGAAAAATCGGGTGAATTTGGAGGAAAGAACAATTCATATGtgtcttctttgtttaCATCTAACAAGCAGAGTGAGAAGCTACAAGAGAGCGAGTCTAGCGAAACTACTTATCTACCATCAAACGCCCCATTGAGCGATGCATCTACTTTTCCCGGTATGGGTTTAAGCGAGAAGCTCTGTGGGCATCTCAAAAACAATATGCGCTTCATTGCTCCGACAAAAGTTCAACGAGCCGTTGCCCCGCAAATGATAAATACTAATAATGACTTATTCGTCAAGGCCCAAACAGGTTCTGGTAAGACCTTGGCATTCCTTCTTCCCATGATCCATAGGATGATGTCAGAAAAGACACAAATCAATAGACAAACCGGTCTTTTTGGTATCATCCTAACGCCTACCAGAGAGTTAGCATCCCAAATATACTCGGTACTCGAGACTGTCCTCCGGTGCCACCATCATATTGTTCCTGGTATAGTGGTGGGtggtgagaagaaaaaatcaGAGAAGGCTAGAATTAGAAAGGGTGTGAATATCTTAGTGGCTACTCCCGGTCGTCTTGCTGACCATTTGGAGAATACGGAGTCGCTTGATGTCTCGGAAAACAGATGGCTCATTCTAGATGAAGGTGATAGATTAGTGGAATTGGGATTCCAGGAGACCATTACGAAAATTActgatcatcttcaacgtcaTTCAAACATAGCGCGTTCACGGAACCAATGGCCTATACTCCCAAATCGAATTGTGAACGTACTCTGTTCTGCAACCATGCCAGAGGATGTAAAACAGTTGGGCAACACTGTTTTGAGTGAGCCGCAGTGGATATCTGTGGACAAAGATGACGAAAAGTATCATGGCGATGCAACAGCCCCAGACCAGCTCGTGCAAAAGGTCATGGTCGTCCCACCTAAGTTAAGATTGGTAACCCTTGCTGCAATACTCAAAAGAATAAGTCAAAACTACAGGACTCTGACAAGCAGATCAATGgtattcttctcttgttcaGACTCTGTGAATTTTCATTATGAAGTGTTCACTAGAGGAGGTAAGCCTTGCCATCGAAAAGTTCAGTCGGAGGAAGAGGATTCGGAAGACACCGAGCAGTGCATTCTGACAGCCCCTCAGATTGACGACGATACGATTGTTTTCCGTTTACATGGGTCCTTATCTCAACAATTGCGTACCTCTACACTTCAGAAATTTGCCAATGAAGGCAATACCAATGAGGGTAAACATCTTGTTTTGTTCTGTACTGATGTTGCATCCAGAGGGTTGGATTTGCCCAATATTGCAAATGTGGTAGAGTACGACCCGCCTTTCACCATTGACGATCACTTGCACAGAATCGGTCGTTCCGCTAGAGTAGGAAATAAGGGTGAGGCAtgtcttttcttgcttcCCGGCGAGGAAGAAGGATATGTCGAAGGTAAACTCAGGGTCGTGCATCCCAAGGAAGGAAGCTTAGGTGTTGTCAGTTACGAGACGGTCCTCAAAGACAGCTTCAGTGAGAAGAATATCGAGACGCCTGCAGTGAAAGGAAAAGCTTCCAAAGACCccaaagcaaaagaaggcaagTGGGATATGCATGCTACCACCTGGCACCTTGAAGTAGAAAGATGGTTATTGGAAGATTCGAAGGCCCTCGAAAGAGCGCTGCATG
It encodes the following:
- a CDS encoding DNA-directed RNA polymerase III subunit C37; protein product: MDKKDLFVAEDEDVSESPALDEYQDTNDVPMDEEEDDPVISTMPILHGSLPHRSSQSLHVLQYANRPKSRPFDQEPLKSSIKMGTKVLEVKVPMDTNKFYDEGRAEELGSRVTTSNLNGVLTGTDGGLYVGHIIERDGDLQMVLVPVDSTAQLKPSFKYIDDLESARTAHTRQEVNTSEPAKQNAVHVLQTAAKASNQLSSEGHVGGLGSCLKHVKKFDEEPWNRLSWRCTDDSSAQRLSEHLKAPSREVIETSTTFDEFA
- the DBP7 gene encoding putative ATP-dependent RNA helicase, producing the protein MSDDELILNFASAPVSDATPAQQPATFKGGRWKDRRNAKFKLQGREWKKASGVNTIDVSNNKFERLQKDYEKENEKSNDGKAERSIENTNTKRRELSKTSENRDNKRQAPEPLGLSAKKVKFSEKSGEFGGKNNSYVSSLFTSNKQSEKLQESESSETTYLPSNAPLSDASTFPGMGLSEKLCGHLKNNMRFIAPTKVQRAVAPQMINTNNDLFVKAQTGSGKTLAFLLPMIHRMMSEKTQINRQTGLFGIILTPTRELASQIYSVLETVLRCHHHIVPGIVVGGEKKKSEKARIRKGVNILVATPGRLADHLENTESLDVSENRWLILDEGDRLVELGFQETITKITDHLQRHSNIARSRNQWPILPNRIVNVLCSATMPEDVKQLGNTVLSEPQWISVDKDDEKYHGDATAPDQLVQKVMVVPPKLRLVTLAAILKRISQNYRTSTSRSMVFFSCSDSVNFHYEVFTRGGKPCHRKVQSEEEDSEDTEQCISTAPQIDDDTIVFRLHGSLSQQLRTSTLQKFANEGNTNEGKHLVLFCTDVASRGLDLPNIANVVEYDPPFTIDDHLHRIGRSARVGNKGEACLFLLPGEEEGYVEGKLRVVHPKEGSLGVVSYETVLKDSFSEKNIETPAVKGKASKDPKAKEGKWDMHATTWHLEVERWLLEDSKALERASHAFTSHIRAYATHLSSERNYFNVKLLHLGHLAKSFGLRETPKKLGRTMGASGSESSKKKEDPRRKMLRMAKLAEKAQTAEFNY